The Vibrio sp. SNU_ST1 genome has a segment encoding these proteins:
- the trmA gene encoding tRNA (uridine(54)-C5)-methyltransferase TrmA has product MANLEVNPQRYQEQLAEKTERLTEMFSEYNVPELEVYESPEQHYRMRAEFRVWHEGDDMYYVMFNQETKEKYRVDQFPAASRLINDLMPLLTDAMKDNHSLRHKLFQVDFLSTLSGEVLVSLLYHRQLGEQWIQDAKALKQQLNDEGFNLNLIGRARKMKIVLDRDYVIEKLDVNGDSYIYQQVENSFTQPNGKVAEKMLEWAVDCTQDSKGDLLELYCGNGNFSLALAQNFERVLATELAKPSVESAQYNIAANKIDNVQIIRMSAEDFTVAMEGKREFRRLQQANIDLKSYNCNTIFVDPPRSGMDVDTCKMVQGYERIMYISCNPETLKENLDILSETHDITRFALFDQFPYTHHMEAGVFLERKA; this is encoded by the coding sequence AATGTGCCTGAGCTGGAAGTGTATGAATCTCCAGAACAACACTACCGCATGCGTGCAGAGTTCCGCGTGTGGCATGAAGGTGACGATATGTATTACGTCATGTTCAATCAAGAAACTAAAGAAAAATACCGTGTCGACCAGTTCCCAGCAGCTAGCCGCCTGATCAACGACCTAATGCCTCTATTAACGGATGCAATGAAGGACAACCACTCTCTACGCCACAAATTATTCCAAGTAGACTTCCTTTCGACTTTAAGCGGCGAGGTTTTGGTGTCACTGCTTTACCACCGCCAATTAGGTGAGCAGTGGATTCAAGACGCTAAAGCGCTAAAACAACAATTGAATGATGAAGGTTTTAACCTAAACCTGATTGGCCGTGCGCGTAAGATGAAAATAGTACTGGATCGCGACTACGTCATTGAAAAGCTAGATGTGAATGGTGATAGCTACATCTACCAGCAAGTTGAGAACAGCTTTACTCAACCAAACGGTAAAGTAGCAGAGAAAATGCTGGAGTGGGCAGTCGACTGTACTCAAGACAGCAAAGGCGACTTGCTTGAGCTTTACTGTGGTAACGGTAACTTCTCACTAGCGCTGGCACAGAACTTTGAGCGTGTACTGGCAACAGAGTTAGCGAAGCCATCTGTTGAGTCTGCTCAATACAACATTGCGGCGAACAAGATTGATAATGTTCAGATCATCCGCATGTCTGCGGAAGATTTTACCGTAGCAATGGAAGGCAAGCGTGAATTCCGTCGTCTACAGCAAGCGAACATCGATCTTAAGAGCTACAACTGCAACACTATCTTTGTTGATCCACCGCGTTCAGGTATGGATGTTGATACTTGTAAGATGGTTCAAGGCTACGAGCGTATCATGTACATCTCTTGTAACCCTGAGACATTGAAAGAGAATCTAGACATTCTAAGCGAAACACACGACATCACTCGTTTTGCTCTATTTGACCAGTTCCCTTACACGCATCACATGGAAGCCGGTGTATTCCTAGAGCGTAAGGCGTAA
- a CDS encoding YijD family membrane protein: MSNENNTVNRGSERKTLVLAVIAGVCGDALLSWVTMSEVGFSIFPLIALVLAVQALYQEYLTNPVSEDIPLVGLACFFVGAFGHSAFVKAQHPDAGSNFFAIIVAMLLLAWVGKKLGFIGKTA, encoded by the coding sequence ATGTCGAATGAAAATAATACTGTAAACCGTGGTTCTGAAAGAAAGACACTCGTACTTGCTGTTATTGCCGGTGTGTGTGGTGATGCTCTGTTATCTTGGGTAACAATGAGCGAAGTGGGCTTCTCTATTTTCCCACTGATTGCTTTAGTCTTGGCGGTACAAGCACTTTACCAAGAATACCTAACGAATCCAGTATCTGAAGATATTCCATTAGTGGGTTTAGCTTGTTTCTTTGTAGGTGCATTTGGCCATTCGGCTTTTGTGAAAGCACAACACCCTGATGCAGGCTCAAACTTCTTTGCGATTATTGTAGCGATGCTGCTACTCGCTTGGGTAGGTAAGAAGCTAGGCTTTATCGGTAAAACCGCGTAA
- the fabR gene encoding HTH-type transcriptional repressor FabR yields MKPMGIRAQQKEKTRRSLIDAAFSQLSADRSFSNLSLREVAREAGIAPTSFYRHFKDMDELGLTMVDEGGLLLRQLMRQARQRIVKEGSVIRTSVETFMEFIESSPNVFRLLLRERSGTSFEFRAAVAREIQHFSAELTEYLITTGMTRDEAFTQAEASVILVFNSGAEALDLDRRQRDELAERLIMQLRMMAKGAFWYRKERERNRLKGGIE; encoded by the coding sequence ATGAAACCAATGGGCATTCGCGCACAGCAAAAAGAAAAGACTCGTCGTAGCTTAATTGATGCGGCATTTAGCCAACTCAGTGCCGATCGTAGTTTTTCTAATCTAAGCTTGAGAGAAGTCGCTCGTGAGGCTGGAATAGCTCCGACTTCCTTTTATCGTCATTTCAAAGACATGGATGAGCTTGGCTTAACCATGGTTGATGAAGGTGGTTTATTGTTGCGTCAACTGATGCGTCAAGCTAGGCAACGCATAGTAAAAGAAGGCAGCGTGATTCGCACATCGGTTGAAACCTTTATGGAATTCATTGAAAGCAGTCCAAACGTATTCAGACTGTTATTGCGGGAGCGCTCAGGAACTTCATTTGAGTTTCGTGCTGCGGTAGCTCGTGAGATACAGCACTTCTCTGCTGAGTTAACCGAATATTTAATCACAACAGGAATGACAAGAGACGAAGCTTTTACTCAAGCGGAAGCCTCCGTCATCTTGGTTTTTAACTCAGGGGCAGAAGCATTAGATTTAGATCGACGTCAGCGAGATGAATTAGCTGAACGTTTGATCATGCAATTGCGAATGATGGCCAAAGGGGCTTTTTGGTATCGTAAAGAACGTGAACGTAACCGATTAAAAGGCGGGATTGAATAA